One Chlamydia sp. DNA window includes the following coding sequences:
- the plsX gene encoding phosphate acyltransferase PlsX, with amino-acid sequence MQVHLGIDMMGGDHDPLVVWRAVEKVLLSSGGEQFVKFTVFATSGVRQQLISSSSIRSVQIVVSEDFVSMEDSLLAAVRKKRSSMALGLDALRRGELDGFISLGNTAALVTLARSKIPMIPAVPRPALLVSIPTLSGFAVILDVGATVSVNPEEMLGFARIGLAYRQSFSATDRLFTLGLLNIGSEERKGTDSHKQTFRMLRNVFGDAFLGNVESGDIFGGKVDVVVTDGFTGNVFLKTAEGLFDFLRHILGDHLEKAIKTQFDYTIYPGSIVSGLSRLVIKCHGKARETSLFNGISGAVDLARANVCEHIAEKFR; translated from the coding sequence ATGCAAGTGCATCTAGGCATAGATATGATGGGGGGAGATCATGACCCTCTTGTTGTTTGGCGGGCAGTAGAAAAAGTTCTTCTTTCTTCAGGAGGAGAACAGTTTGTGAAGTTCACTGTTTTTGCTACATCTGGTGTGCGGCAACAGTTGATAAGTTCTTCGTCTATCCGTTCCGTGCAGATCGTAGTTTCGGAAGATTTCGTGTCCATGGAGGATTCTTTATTGGCCGCAGTACGTAAGAAGCGGTCTTCCATGGCCTTGGGACTAGATGCTTTGCGGCGGGGAGAGCTTGATGGGTTTATCTCTTTAGGAAATACGGCTGCTTTAGTTACCCTGGCTCGCTCTAAGATCCCCATGATTCCGGCTGTTCCCAGACCAGCTTTATTAGTTTCTATTCCCACTTTGTCAGGATTCGCTGTTATCTTGGACGTTGGTGCTACGGTATCTGTCAACCCTGAAGAGATGCTGGGTTTCGCTCGTATAGGGCTTGCGTATCGACAGTCTTTTTCTGCTACTGACCGATTGTTCACTTTAGGGTTGCTAAATATTGGTTCTGAAGAGCGTAAGGGAACAGATTCCCACAAACAAACTTTTCGTATGCTTCGAAATGTTTTTGGAGATGCTTTTCTAGGCAATGTAGAAAGTGGAGATATTTTTGGCGGTAAAGTGGACGTTGTCGTTACGGATGGGTTCACAGGAAATGTCTTCTTAAAGACAGCAGAAGGTTTATTCGACTTTTTGCGTCACATTCTAGGGGACCACCTAGAAAAAGCTATCAAAACGCAGTTTGATTACACAATTTATCCAGGCTCTATTGTTAGTGGTCTGTCTCGACTTGTGATTAAATGTCATGGTAAAGCTCGTGAAACCTCTTTGTTCAATGGAATTTCTGGAGCAGTTGATCTGGCTCGAGCTAACGTGTGCGAGCATATAGCGGAAAAGTTTAGATAA
- the rpmF gene encoding 50S ribosomal protein L32, whose translation MAVPRNRHSNARKNIRRSHHAKKACSAAVCSNCKQAFIPHTVCASCGFYKGKAVITVEK comes from the coding sequence ATGGCAGTACCACGTAATCGTCATAGCAATGCTAGAAAGAATATTCGAAGAAGTCACCACGCAAAGAAAGCGTGTTCTGCTGCAGTGTGCAGTAATTGTAAGCAAGCCTTTATTCCTCATACAGTCTGTGCTTCTTGTGGTTTTTACAAAGGTAAGGCTGTCATCACCGTTGAGAAATAG